The genomic stretch GAGCGCAAAAGGATACTAGTATATACACCATCCATGACCTGGCTAGTATGTACAATTTTGTCTTTCAAATCAGCAAGGGAGCGTAAGGAAGAACAAAAGAATGGAGCGAAACCAGGTCACCGTTGCTATCAGTCACCTAGCTAGGAAAGCAAATGTGGCGAGCTTTCATTGTTGCTGCTTCGAGAGCTTTCAGACGGTCGCTGATGCTTCGCCATTTGCACATCCCGGGTGAACTGGGTCCTTGATTTTGCATAAGGAGCTTCCCTTGCTGCAATGAAGTTCAATAAAGTTGGTTTGTTACAGCCTGAAACTTTGTAGATCATGCTTTCAGGTCAGATCGCTGTTCGCATTTCTTACCTGCAGCTAACTTTTGGGCGCGGAGAATGTTCTGCCGTCTTTTCCACCAACACGCTGCAACACAACTAGAAAAAGAATAGCTAAAAGCACCCCGAAAGCCATGCCGATTTTAGCAGCCACGGATAGATGAGGGCCACATTCACGTAACCCAGGAATTCCACATAGTCCAGCATTATCGGTGAAGCTGCAATTTTATCACAGAACTATCAAGTTAACTTGCCATTCAAGTTGGTATTTAAGTAAATGATAACTCAGGCATGTGTATAGATTGGTACGAATGATGTTATGCATGAGGAAAATTTGGCAGCTTGTACACAATTATGTACAGTGAAACGTGGAAGGGGGTaggtatttaaaaaaaaaatgaatgactTCTTACTTGAATCTAGCTCTGTGCAGAGGCCTTCCTCCTAAACTGGCTGGGACTCTTCCTGACAGACGATTGCCATTCAGATTCCTGCATACGAGCAATTCTTTTAGTTTTAGAGGAAGGAAATCACAAATTTGAAATGCCAATTCAGAACAGAGTAATATGCATAACTAATGCACTCACAGGATCTGTAGCGATGTCAGCTGGCCAAGGCTCTCTGGAATAGATCCATTAAGCTCATTGTATGACAGATCCCTGCGAAGATAGTTGCAAAAGTCAGCTTCATACGAAACTAATTATTTGATCCAAGTGTCACATAAGAAAAGAGTAGCTCCAAGCCTGCTGGCAGCTAATAAGCAGCCTGAAAAGTCCCAATAATCATGACATACAGGGGGCGCTGACAATTTTAATCTGAATCATCCGATGATGCCAGATCTATTCACTGCAATCATCTTTTCTGATGTTCTGTATCCTACCGTTACATAACATGCAAATATTTCAGCCAATAAATAAAATTTCCCTCCAACCACCTACCCAAAAGCAATTGGCATCATCTTTCAAACAGCTGGCAACCTAATGAACACTATGAAATAtcatttacaaaaaaaaaacatactctTCATTTCACTAGAACAGCATATTATGACTTAGGCTGTCCTTGAAAGAACATAAATATCACATAGACACTGAACTACACAGCACTAAAGTGCACTTACAGTACTTGCAGTGCAGAGATGGTACCCACAGAGGTTGGAATGTTCCCCTTTATGCTATTGCCGCTCAAGTTTCTGTTGACCAAGATAGGCATTACTTCTGTCAGAGTAAATAGAAATGCTAGTACATTCTTATGAAAGTAAGGAACATGGTAACTCCATCTAGATTTGGTCGAAATGCTAGGCATCATATGATTTGAGTCCTTGCCACCATGGACAATAATCCAACCGTTTTTCATATTTTGAAAATTTAGCCTTTGAGTGATGGAAAGAGTTTGCAGTTTTTAATTATCAGAATATGAAACAAGAATAAGTCATATATAGTCAAAATTATTGTAAGTATGTTAACAGATCAACAAAATTAGTTGATTTCCATGCATGTGCATAGAAACATAATCAGTCACTCGGATTTTCTGTAAAGCCTTTCAAATCAACTTTCAGATGCCGTAGAGCAAATACAAAATGACATTACGTTACTTATTGATGCTTCAACACAATTCCTGTGGTCCTCTATGTGGCATGGTTTATACGCATATTAATAAAACAACTGAAGCTAATATTGCGAAAATGTTACAGGTTTCGAAAGTACATTTTCTAAATGTGTCGTAAACGGTAGACCTTCATCCACCCAGTTGAGACAAAATCTAGAGTAGTTCAGAAAAGGTGAACCATTAAAACCGCCACCATTGCTGCACCCCCCAAAAATGACCAACACATCTCAAGAATGGGACAACAACAGAGACACGAAGTGAGacatgaatatttttttttctaaagctAAACCCATGACCTTTGACTCCAAAGCCATAGTGTTTCATCGACCAATCAATTTACCAAAAAAGTATATTGATGGAAGGCAGACAGTATACTCAAAAGATAATGAAAATTATTGCTTAAAAAAATGCTTTGAAGTGGTCATCTCTTCATGTCGGTGTTGTACACAAAAACTCACATGCTTTGCAGATGTTGCAGCTTAGATATGTCACCAGGTATAACCCCTCTCAAACCTTGGTTGTCAAGACCCCTGCATATTCAAGAGCAGTGTTAAATACTTGCAGCAAAAAGTATACCAATTGTCGTGGATGGAAAATGcatatagaaaataaaaaatgttcTGGTTTAGCCCCTAAAGTCTGACCATTCAACAAGAACTAAGAAAAACCCTTGAACATGTGAATGATTAAATAAGCTTATAAAAGAACATAAATTGTTCAGATCAACTATACACTGGTAGATTCTAGCCAATCCTACGGGAAGTCACATGATCCAGAAAATACAACAAAGGTGCAAATTTTTTTAATGCGTCGAGTCAATAAAATTCTTACTTCAAGTTGTATTCAAAATACCTTAGGACACAATATATAGGGTATGTCAGTTGGTGTCAACTCAAGGGAAAATAGGGTAGTCAGTTAAGGACCAGTATGCCTCAAAGTTTGTCATCTATTCTTGGTTCTGACCTTTTTCTGTTCGTTGTGCTTAGCAATTAGGTTCTGTGATCAGTTTAATCTTGCACATACGTTTATACTAATTCGAAGTTACTAGAATGCATCTACCAAATTTAACTTTTCAGCTTCAAATAAATAAGCAGATAGTATTTGTATAACAGCATTATCATTAAAGTAGTGAAACATAAAAGGTTTTCTCAGTTTCAGATGATCAGAAAACAGAATCTGTTGCAAGATTTCTAACAAGCTAATCATAAAAATATCAATCCTAGTGACATGGACCAGCATGATTTAGAGAACGTACAATCCATCAATAACCCAATTCCCTTTGGTGTTGTCAAACTGACAATCAACTCCACTCCATGGATGCTGCTGAGGAACACAGGGGTCACCATTCCAGCCAAATCGAAGTGGAAGGCCAAGTGAACCCTTCAATGTCCGCAATGTACTCACTGTAGGTCATTGAAAACAAAAAGATTGATACGTGATAGTCATTTTAACAACAGGATATTTATTAGATTCAATAAAAGCTATGCATCACTAAACGATCTTTTAACCTTCTCCATTTTCAATGCTACATGATCTTCTGCAAGACTCCAAATAAAAGACTTGAAACAATTACTATTAAGTTTGTTAGTGCTAGAAACAATAGGAAAGTGAGTTAGGATTTGGAGGGCATTAAACAACCACCTTCTTGAGGCAAAGTCTTCTTTTCAGCTGCGATTATCTCAAACACCTCAATGGCATTAATAATGGCACGGGTTCCTTTCACAGGTTGCAAGATGATCTTAAGTGTTGTCCCACTGACAGCTACGGTTTTATTCAGAACAAGTGCAGTAAAACGCTCTCCTGTCATGCGGACTATATCAACATCCTTAAATGCAGTGTCTCCATTGATGAGTATATCAAATACTCTTTGCTCTTCTGCAGTTACCCCATTATCAATCTCTGCAAAGTGAAGCCATACTGAATAGTTCTTGTTTGGAGTAACATCCATTTCGAAAGACAAGCTCGGTTGCCTATCAGTGCCCACAATAGCTGATTGGTATAAGCTCCGAGGGTAAAAATTCGGAGCTATCAATGTCTCTGCTATAACATTCTCAGTTGATATAGACTGATCATCGGAACTGGATGATAAAGTTTGTAATCCTAACCAGAATCTGTCCCCACCCCAATGGATACCATGCAGATCTTCATCAAAAGCAGACTTTCCAGAGCCACATCTCAACCTTTTCGCTGTTCTAAGTACTGTCCCCTTTCCCCATGAAGGGCCAAAGTTATAGCCATTGTCATCAATTTGGAGAACTTCAATAGAAAGAATCGATGGATCACCATGACCTGTGCTATGGAAGCAAACTGATAAGCTAGAATCCTGAACAAAAACCAAAGCTTCTGCAAATGTCTTCTCATCATCGCTGCTCCAGCCCAAAAGCAAAGAACTGAATAGGGTGCCCTCAACAGAAACATCGAAAATTGGCTCGCTATCAAGATTAGGATTATCCAGCAAGGCAAAGAAAAGCCTGACTTGATAGTGCCCGTTGGGAACGTTGTTGATGTTATAGCAATTCTCAGGGCCATCAGATAGTGGGAAATAACGAAGTGTTTTCAGCGGAGGAATGATATAGCTCGGGCGAGTGGCATTTGCAAACCTGCCTCCAGTATAACCGAAGTCTCTGTACCACAATGTGTCTGTAGGTGACGTACGGACATCATCAAAACTTCCACAGCTTATTCGGATGGTGAATGGTTCTGAAAATAAACATTCATTTAGAACCATAAGACATAGAAACCATGTGAGTTAGACAGAGCAAACTGTTCCTTTGAATTAGGTATGCCTAAAAAACTGGAAGGAAGGTTTGCATGTTGGTTTTTCTTCACCCCTACTTGGTTTCACATGCCCCCTTCCTATTTAGTCCTAGCTTGAGTAAGCTTTACCTTGAATATGGCAAAATTAGCAAGAAAGGGCAAAAAAAAAGGTACTACTTACAAGTAGCAAAGAAAGTTGAGTGAGCACAAATTTTTCTCAACATGGGTAAGCCTCGGTTCCTCATCTCGTCAACGGCCCCAAATGCAAGAAGCGGGGGTGATGCTCAGCACAGAAATGGACCTAGAGCTAAACATAGATGGATATTCTAGGAAAGTTTCAGGGCAGGAACCAAACGGCAGGTTTGGTCTGGGCTGCAACACCAAGGACCGAAACACCAAGAATTGGGGGAACCTTTCTCTTTCGTGCGAGGAATCGGAGGAACCTAGCACTACTGGATTTTGATATAAGAAGGAAAACGCAAAATAAAGACAAAAATTGACTGGAAAGTCATAGATTTCACTACGGATGCAATACCATCAGCACAAATGCAAGAAGTTGGCAGTCACTATGCCGCATTTAGCAAGATTTCAGCAGGGGAACCAAATCTCAAGCTAGCAGCGAGCGAGGAGCAAGAAAGCTCACCTTTGCTAAGGTCAGCCGCAAGAACGCCAAGAAAAGCCGGCAACGCGGAGACCGCCAGCAGCCACAGCCGCAGCTGAAGCAGCACGGCAGGAGATCTCTGCCGCATTGCGCCTCCGTCCCCCTTCTCTCCCTCAGTCTTTCACTCACTCTCGGAAGTACGAGCCTTTTGCCTTCGGAGCGGATAGGATTTTTCTCTCCTTCAGAGCACGCTAACTCGCACGAATTTACGGAAGAACTTCGGTCCCCGTACAAATCCGAGAGAAACTCCGGTGCTTGTTTTCAACCGCTCCTTGTTCCTTTTTTCTCTCCACCAGAAAAAGCCTCGAAATGAGCTGTATGGATTTGAGAGCAGGAATGAGTCGAGCAACGGCGATTAGATGGAGCTAAGCATGGTTGCTTTTATGACAGTAGTAATGGCGACAGAGGCGTTGATGCGGTCActggatttcttttttcttttatttagtttGGGCGCCACCAACCCGAGGAGGCGAGGATTTGAAAAGAATTTGACGGATCCGCCTGGTCGTGAGAATGAATGTCTAGCCTTGATCTGATTTATAATGAAAAATGGGCAAAGATGCCACGAGATGACGGAAGTGCGAGGACGTGGCTCAGGGTTCAAGCTAAACTCGGAATGACGGAAGTGCGAGGAGGTTGATTGGATTGGTAGGCCAATTTTGCAGAAGTTTTGCGTTCCGAATAGTAAAAGAACTCCTTTTGCGTTCTTTACTGAAATGGCCGAATCTAGCCGGACGCCGAAGCTGGTTTCGGTGGGTCACGTGCGAACAGGCGAGGGGGAGTGGGGGACAGCCGGGCAAGGAGCTGAGGTGATGGATCGGCAGCGGGAGCGCGGCTCGGCTCACGTCACATGCGAGACTGCGAGCGCGACGCGATCCCAGCGGCGCGCACCCGGACTAGAACGAACGCTGCGGGTGGAGCTGAGCAGACTCGGCTGAGCCGGTGAGCTGAGGTCTGAGGAATAGGTGTGAGCTCGGACTCGGAGGGTAAGCCGCGTCGCCACGCTCCCGCAGCTAAGGACCACCACCGACCGGCGTCGCTCGCGGTCGCGGGTGGTTGGCTGTGCCGGGCCGCCAATGGCGCCGGCATGTGCGCGGCGCGGCCCCAACAGCCGGCCGTTGCGGCGAGTTATGCGCGCCTGGATCGGACGCCAGGTCGTGCAGTATCGTGCGCCTCACGACTCCATGAAGGTTGAAGGACAGGCGCATCCAAAATGGTGGGGTGGCGCCAGTTGACTTGGGACTTCAGGGGAACGCTAAATCTCGTCTCGTCATCTCGTGTGCCCTCTCCACTTTGCGCCATGGGGATCAAATGGCCACCTACACCTACACGAGTACACGACTACACATTAGAACAAGGGCAACGTGATATGTGAAGACTGAAGAAACCTCACCAATGTCTTAGGATCAGGACGATCACATGGCCACCTGTAAAGATTACTTCctttgttccaaattgtagatcattttagcaTATCTAGATTATAGGTTTTTTCATCTAGCGtatatatacactatgtctagatacatagtgaAAACATTAAATATAGAAAtgtcaaaatgatctacaatttgaaacggagcaAGTACATCAGAACGAGGGCAACGTGACATGTGAATGCACTTCACCAGTGTCTTAggcatgcaaggaaacaataaGACGCGGGACGACCAGCAAAAGGGTAAAATTAAATAACGAGATGCACCAGTGCCTCCTGCTGGCAGTGTTCGCCTACGCATCCATTTAGCCCGTTTACACACCGTCTAAACGCTACACAGTGCTCAAGGTTTACAGGATCATATCCGAAACAACTCAAACACTCTTCTCCTCATTCAACTCCACTGCCAAATGAAGCTGAGGTAAAACAGAATTACCAACTACTGAACGGCCCTGCACTCTAGCGTATCTCAAACCTGAAACGTCAGGATCGGACGCACAAGATCCACTGGGGTCAGAAGACTCCCAAGACAGAAACAGGCCTCGCTCATAACGCGGAATGCATCCGCCACATCCAGCGGCAGTGAAGAAAGCATCACATCTGGAACTCTTTCACAGTGTTAACACCCTTTGTACAACGCTCAGACCAAAACCGGGGGACCGAAATACTTGTAGCAGGCAAAGGCATTAGGCATGCAACAGTGAAAACCGCATCCGCGGCAAAGGACAATTTCTCCATGGGACGCTTGATACAATAGTTTGTACAACACAAGACCACTTGAAATCAATAACATAAGACTTCTCTACAGTTATGTCGATAGCTTTCGCAGTTGCAGCCTCGCCTTATTGTACCTCAGTCTCCACCTATAAACATAAACATACTCGATAAATTGAGGACATGGAAACTAGATTTTCTGGGAAAATGGTACAGTATGTCATAATACCTTGTATAAGCTGAGCTACCTACTTCTTGTTAACTATATGGTACAAAGCCATCATCTAAGCTGGCGGTAGGGAGCGCCTGCAAGTTGGACACTCCATCTTAATGTCCATCCATCGTTGTAAACAGCCTGAGTGGAATATATGCTCACAAGGTGCCACCTACAGGAGGAAGGACAGTGAGTGCCCAGCAGTAACTTTCCGCGAAGTCAAATGCCAAAAACGTATCACAATTACCATGTATTCACTTGTTCTCTGGGTAAGATCAATTGTAGTCATGCAAATAACACAATCGATGGGCTGATTCGTGCTATCCTCGACCTTCCTGTGGTAGCAGTATTTCTCAGGCAGGATctgaaaaatagcaaaaaagTTGATACAACAGATAAATATTACTAAAAACTGATACTCATAAAACACGATGTGAGTTATCATACAAGGAACAACTCAACAGTGAGACACAAAAAAGAGCGGCAACAAAAACATCTTCTGAAGGAATTAGCTACAGAATGGCAAGAATAGACTATATGTGTCATGGTAATATGGCATATTTATTACCTGGCGAGGAATAAAGCAGCGAGAACCAAGATAGTGCTGAAGCAAAAGCACTGCTGCTTGGATACCCATGAATACCGTAACAACTATGCACCATTTCTTGTCGGGCTCAATGCGCATGAAGTTACTGGGGCAACCAAATATATACAGTGGAATAGCGAGGCGAGTAACTGTCATGCCTAAAATATACTGTGGATGCAGAGGTTTTCTTGTATCCCTGATTATATTTGTGACAATTTGAGGTACCCAAAAGGAGTACATCAGGAGAAGAAGTGGGCGTAAGAAATTGTGCAACTCATACATTAGAAGGATTCCTCCCAAAAGAATGCCATCTGCAGAACACAAAGCAAATTAAAGAACATCTTAAAGTTGGTAAAAATGGATAAATATTGTTGAAAATGCAAAGTAGGTTGGCATACACTGAATAACAACATAATACTATAGAATATATGTTGTTTCAAATTAACAAAGGAAATGATCACTCTAATGGCTCTGACAGAATATCCAAGGCTTTCATTGATAGCAAGCATCAGGTACTTTGCCTGACTTAAACATGGGTAGCATCTCACTTGCCATTTACATGCAGCAGGTAAATGGGACAAGAGCCACCTAACAGCGGAAGGGTCAGTATTTGTCCAAGTATTTTTATGTTATACTTCTCGAACCCCACATTGATTGCACATAGAAGTTCTAATAGCAACAAATATGTAGAAAGGAGCATGCAACTGCATTGTATGCAAACTATGTTGATTGGGAATCTATTGACCTACTGGCATTATTCTTAGTGTGAAGAAATCCGATGAGTGTAGCAAGTACTTACAAAAGCGGCTGTAAAGAACAGACAGCTCTCGCCTCATTATCTCCCAACCTTCTCCACTGTTTAAAGGCCTACTTGCTTTCCATATGGCGAGAAGGTACCTCAtttcaaaaatagaaaatactacAAATTTGAAGAATGCAGCCGTTGCAAAGGCATTAAAGAGCGACTCTGTAGAAAAGTTAAACATAAGAAGAATGCAAGctaaataaaattaaaaatttCACAGAACTGACATTGAcagaaattagaaaataaaatggtGTCATAAGATTTTATTATAATCTCATGCAGAAACTGCAATAAATGTTAAGCAgaccaatacttaataatatgATTAATTGCAACggaactgattttttttatcttacAAACATTATTATCACATAGCCACTGCATGTTAGATATGAGTTTTAGCAAGCTTATTATTGGATTAACTTTCCACAATCTCAACTAGGCATGTAGAATTAAGCCATTAACCATAATATACACAGCATTTGTCTTTTGCTTAGATTTCTTTTAAATTGAAAGATTCCATAGATTGAGCATAATTGACCAAGAGGGGACAGGGGACTAAAATATTACAGAAAATATAACCAAATACAGTCCATGAATCCTTTTGAACAACAATAATTGAAATCCTACAAGGTCATATTTTAGTTTACAATCAAAAGAGACAGAAGCAGTAGAGGATATCAGAATGGAATAGCCAGGAAGCACAAACAAATTATTCAAGTCATAAGACTCACCAACCAATATCCCAGCAGTCAGGTGAAGTAGACACAGATATGCATCCATGATAGCTTGTTGGCCAATCATTAAAATAGAAACCTTAGCAGCTCCCTGTAGGCAATACATAAGCACCTCAAACAAATGCGCATGGAAGCCATGTAATGCACGCAGTTTTGTTTTTGCTAAATGCTTCTCAAAGGGAAAAAGAATACTTACTGATTGAGTGTTGCTATGCTCCATTTGTCGAATCAGAAGCAGAACTTGAAGGAAAGAGATCTAGCATACCCTAGTTAAGGAATTCACAGACTGGACAAACCAATAACAATAaaatcaaaaaggaaaaagagagatGCCACAGAGGATACAAAAGTGACCATCAGTGTGTAGTTGACTGCTTTGTTGTAATAAACTTCTACATTCAAAGAAGTTGCATTTAGTAAGATAGGTGAGAAGCACTCTCCATCATCGCCGACAGCTGGACTCTCAATCAAACCCTCCAACCGGTACTTCTCATGTTCTCCATCTAGTTAACCAAAAAGTTTTTACAAAAGCAGTCACTATTTTAGCTGTAACTAAAAGTGAAGAAATTACCAACTGAAAGCTTAATATTGCCACATGTGAATTATGATGAAGCGTGGAAGAATGAATTTAATAGTAACGTAAAGAAATTATGTACCATTTGGGTTAGATGACACACGAACCACCTTAGCAGCTATTTCTGTGTTACAGTGTTTCTCCATGTCATATGTCAGAGCTGATAAGAAATAGCACGCATCAAAAATTGCAGCGGAGTGGTTTATAGTATTGAGTGTACAGTTTGAATCTTACAATTCTTCCTTCGGTTCTTCTCTTCAGAAGATTCTTGGAAAACTTGAGAGGAGAAAATCTGCAGCTGTTACAAATCAACCAGATAAAAAGTATATTCCATAAGCATGTTCATTAATTGTAAGGGATCTTTTGGGCATATGGACAAATGCACATTAAGAAGTTTGTCAAATCTCAGGAAGCAAAATATAATTGTGCATGATACATGATGAAATAATTCCCATGTACTATCAACAACACAATAAGTCAGATTTAAGAGCGTACCAAAtggtatggatttgaaaaaaagTAATCCTCTTCTTGAAGTGGCTCACCATCTGCTCCactaaaaaagaacaaataCAATTCCACTAGGTCATATGACAAAAGGAGTTTGTCCAGAATATTTACATTTAACAAGAAACTTTCCATGGAAGAATAAAATGCAAACAGACCTTCAGTTTGAGAGAGAAAAAGGTCAGCTACCTGTTTGCTACCATCCGGAGTTGTCTAAAAGGCCATATGTACACTCCTTCCAATCTGATTTGAGCCACTCCATGATCGTGGGCATTGTCAATGACATCATGGAATGTAATTGATCCCTGCCAAACCCATGGTAAGGAAAGTAATCAGACAGCATGCAGAAGAAAAGGATCAAGCTTGTAATTAACATCCATGATTATAGTTAACTAAAAGCTGGTCATTTAAAAGGGTCATTTTATTTACTCTAACCTAAACAGGGGCAACCTCCATACAAAGACCAGGCTTGCAATAGCATTCTTGGTGATAGTTAACTCAGGTTGGACATGAAACAGACACCTAATTTCTTTCATGTGGGGCTAAAATAGAATGACAAAAAGAAGGTAGGTATAGCCAACGCACAGCAATCGCCAATCGGTTCATGTGTGACAGTGATTTTATTTTATCAAAGGTAATATAAAATAAGGAACTTGATCTACCTGGACATAATGCACTCCGCTTATCTTTGTTGGAGTGCTCAACAATTCCAGAACCGAATCACCTTTAGATTTCACAAATTCAAGAAACCTAGACGAACCATTTGTGGCACCAGCAAAGGCCCAGCTCCCTAAACCATAAAATGATGATGTCATTACACAAATTGAAGCAATACTGACAAGTAAACAGTATTAATCAGCATATAGCAAAGCAAGAGGGTAATTTCAAGGGGGGAACAGTTGCCCACATTTTATTAAGGTCGTTTGATTATTTCAAAACTATAGTAAACGAGATAGC from Setaria italica strain Yugu1 chromosome II, Setaria_italica_v2.0, whole genome shotgun sequence encodes the following:
- the LOC101761964 gene encoding DSC E3 ubiquitin ligase complex subunit 1, which encodes MRPSAAEAGSGAVMRAAVVGLVLVGIALAPPLAAALRPLRERVASAGAATSAGSWGDEHAFFKRDENDIGPYSWNITGTYKGSWAFAGATNGSSRFLEFVKSKGDSVLELLSTPTKISGVHYVQGSITFHDVIDNAHDHGVAQIRLEGVYIWPFRQLRMVANSGADGEPLQEEDYFFSNPYHLLQIFSSQVFQESSEEKNRRKNSLTYDMEKHCNTEIAAKVVRVSSNPNDGEHEKYRLEGLIESPAVGDDGECFSPILLNATSLNVEVYYNKAVNYTLMVTFISFLQVLLLIRQMEHSNTQSGAAKVSILMIGQQAIMDAYLCLLHLTAGILVESLFNAFATAAFFKFVVFSIFEMRYLLAIWKASRPLNSGEGWEIMRRELSVLYSRFYGILLGGILLMYELHNFLRPLLLLMYSFWVPQIVTNIIRDTRKPLHPQYILGMTVTRLAIPLYIFGCPSNFMRIEPDKKWCIVVTVFMGIQAAVLLLQHYLGSRCFIPRQILPEKYCYHRKVEDSTNQPIDCVICMTTIDLTQRTSEYMVAPCEHIFHSGCLQRWMDIKMECPTCRRSLPPA
- the LOC101761557 gene encoding LOW QUALITY PROTEIN: probable LRR receptor-like serine/threonine-protein kinase At1g51820 (The sequence of the model RefSeq protein was modified relative to this genomic sequence to represent the inferred CDS: inserted 1 base in 1 codon), whose amino-acid sequence is MRQRSPAVLLQLRLWLLAVSALPAFLGVLAADLSKEPFTIRISCGSFDDVRTSPTDTLWYRDFGYTGGRFANATRPSYIIPPLKTLRYFPLSDGPENCYNINNVPNGHYQVRLFFALLDNPNLDSEPIFDVSVEGTLFSSLLLGWSSDDEKTFAEALVFVQDSSLSVCFHSTGHGDPSILSIEVLQIDDNGYNFGPSWGKGTVLRTAKRLRCGSGKSAFDEDLHGIHWGGDRFWLGLQTLSSSSDDQSISTENVIAETLIAPNFYPRSLYQSAIVGTDRQPSLSFEMDVTPNKNYSVWLHFAEIDNGVTAEEQRVFDILINGDTAFKDVDIVRMTGERFTALVLNKTVAVSGTTLKIILQPVKGTRAIINAIEVFEIIAAEKKTLPQEVSTLRTLKGSLGLPLRFGWNGDPCVPQQHPWSGVDCQFDNTKGNWVIDGLGLDNQGLRGVIPGDISKLQHLQSINLSGNSIKGNIPTSVGTISALQVLDLSYNELNGSIPESLGQLTSLQILNLNGNRLSGRVPASLGGRPLHRARFNFTDNAGLCGIPGLRECGPHLSVAAKIGMAFGVLLAILFLVVXAACWWKRRQNILRAQKLAAAREAPYAKSRTQFTRDVQMAKHQRPSESSRSSNNESSPHLLS